One genomic segment of Primulina tabacum isolate GXHZ01 chromosome 9, ASM2559414v2, whole genome shotgun sequence includes these proteins:
- the LOC142555231 gene encoding chlorophyllase-2-like, which translates to MRTQCIGHYIRTVATFKVHPSIKRKMTRLHDKCSKAESSVFARGNLKVKTIKVKKSDDASPPAELFVVTPESRGVYPVILFCHGYCTANTWYSHLLQHISSHGYIIVAPQFYQCLIMSMKDEIKTATKVTNWLSSGLKVILPEYLKPDLSRLALLGHSRGGKTAFALALSRDITSLKFKALLGMDPVAGPSPPGRVEPEVLTYIPHSFNLSMPVGIIGTGLSNKSKGIIPSFAPNGINHAEFFNESKPPAYYFLAKDYGHCDILDDSKVALASLVCKSGKGSKELMRNGVGGIIVAFLKAYLAGESEDLQSIVDAPSVAPITLGPVIYAK; encoded by the exons ATGAGAACTCAATGCATTGGACACTATATAAGAACAGTAGCAACATTTAAAGTTCATCCATCCATCAAGAGAAAAATGACACGGCTACATGACAAATGTTCAAAAGCTGAGAGTTCAGTATTCGCACGTGGAAATTTGAAGGTCAAAACCATCAAAGTGAAGAAATCAGATGATGCTTCGCCTCCGGCAGAGTTGTTCGTCGTGACGCCGGAGTCCAGGGGTGTTTATCCTGTAATACTCTTTTGCCATGGTTACTGTACTGCTAATACTTGGTATTCCCATCTCCTTCAACACATATCATCCCATGGATATATCATTGTTGCTCCTCAG TTTTACCAGTGCCTGATTATGTCAATGAAAGATGAAATCAAGACAGCAACCAAAGTTACAAACTGGCTATCTTCTGGCCTAAAGGTTATCCTTCCTGAATATTTGAAACCAGATCTATCTAGGCTTGCTCTTTTAGGCCACAGCAGAGGTGGCAAAACAGCATTTGCTCTGGCACTAAGCCGGGACATAACTTCCCTAAAATTCAAAGCATTACTAGGAATGGACCCAGTTGCAGGGCCTAGTCCACCAGGCAGGGTCGAGCCCGAAGTCCTAACTTATATCCCACACTCTTTCAATCTCTCGATGCCTGTAGGAATCATAGGCACAGGTTTGAGCAATAAATCTAAGGGCATTATTCCATCGTTTGCCCCAAATGGGATCAATCATGCTGAATTTTTCAACGAGAGTAAACCACCTGCTTATTATTTTCTAGCTAAAGATTATGGCCATTGTGATATCTTGGATGATTCAAAGGTGGCTTTGGCAAGTTTGGTGTGCAAGAGTGGAAAGGGCTCTAAAGAATTGATGAGGAATGGTGTTGGCGGTATTATCGTGGCATTTCTCAAGGCTTATTTGGCAGGTGAAAGTGAAGATCTACAAAGTATTGTTGATGCACCAAGTGTTGCTCCTATAACTCTCGGTCCagttatttatgccaaataa
- the LOC142555232 gene encoding cytochrome c-type biogenesis protein CcmE homolog, mitochondrial, which translates to MAGRCASHLLRRHLGRHLATAAASTVLIPKSHSLIPYFFNSHLSPFVNHPKRLDFSLRFLSTGPIRPTRLKKPDIGARARQLQTRRLWTYAITFSCIAGFIIIVINQFQDQLVFYVTPTDALQKYEANPSKSKFRLGGLVLENSVAEVTTSPEIQFVVTDLITDILVRYEGRLPDLFREGHSVVVEGFIRPVDEEARKKEDAIMENSSKLVILEKSRNLACYFKATEVLAKHDEKYMPAEVAVALERNKKKLKEEEEQKKREEALIGANGGDDKNA; encoded by the coding sequence ATGGCCGGCAGATGCGCCTCCCACCTCCTCCGCCGCCACCTTGGTCGCCACTTGGCAACTGCTGCCGCCTCCACCGTCCTTATCCCCAAATCTCATTCTCTCATACCTTACTTCTTCAATTCTCACCTCTCTCCATTCGTAAACCACCCGAAACGCCTCGATTTCAGTCTCCGTTTTCTCTCCACCGGTCCGATCCGTCCGACCCGACTCAAAAAACCCGACATCGGGGCTCGCGCACGTCAGCTCCAAACCCGCCGTCTCTGGACCTACGCCATAACATTCAGCTGCATTGCGGGCTTCATTATCATTGTCATCAATCAATTCCAAGATCAGCTGGtcttctacgtcacccctacAGATGCCCTCCAAAAGTACGAGGCGAACCCGTCAAAATCCAAGTTCCGCCTCGGAGGACTTGTTCTTGAAAACAGCGTAGCTGAAGTAACCACTTCCCCTGAAATCCAGTTTGTGGTTACCGATTTGATCACGGATATTTTGGTGAGATACGAGGGTCGTTTGCCGGATCTTTTTCGCGAGGGGCATTCCGTTGTGGTCGAGGGGTTCATTAGGCCTGTTGATGAGGAAGCTAGGAAAAAGGAAGATGCCATCATGGAGAACAGCAGTAAATTGGTGATTTTGGAGAAGTCTAGGAATTTGGCGTGTTATTTTAAGGCTACTGAGGTTTTGGCCAAGCATGACGAGAAATACATGCCTGCCGAGGTAGCTGTGGCACTCGAAAGGAATAAGAAGAAATTGAAGGAAGAGGAGGAACAGAAGAAAAGAGAGGAAGCATTGATCGGTGCTAATGGTGGTGATGATAAGAATGCGTGA